From Nicotiana tabacum cultivar K326 chromosome 22, ASM71507v2, whole genome shotgun sequence, one genomic window encodes:
- the LOC107779056 gene encoding large ribosomal subunit protein bL12c-like — translation MASTLSTITLSAPSHPTPNSPHASISFPKQILKFTIPSPKLHHHRRLTSLRPLAAVEAPEKVVGLGDEISNLTLADAQKLVEYLQDKLGVTAASFAPAAVSTASAAAEAPAVVEEKTEFDVIIEEVPSNARIAAIKAVRALTNLALKEAKELIEGLPKKFKEGISKDEAEEAKKQLEEAGAKVSIA, via the coding sequence ATGGCGTCGACGTTATCCACCATTACCCTCTCCGCGCCGTCACACCCTACCCCCAATTCTCCACACGCCTCAATCTCCTTCCCCAAACAAATCCTAAAATTCACAATTCCTTCACCCAAACTCCACCACCACCGTCGTCTCACTTCCCTCCGTCCACTCGCCGCTGTTGAAGCACCGGAGAAGGTAGTCGGACTCGGAGATGAAATCTCCAATTTAACACTAGCTGACGCACAGAAACTCGTCGAGTACCTTCAAGACAAGCTCGGTGTTACCGCCGCATCCTTCGCTCCTGCCGCCGTCTCCACCGCATCCGCCGCCGCAGAAGCTCCGGCGGTTGTTGAGGAGAAGACGGAATTTGACGTTATTATTGAGGAAGTGCCGAGTAATGCGAGAATCGCTGCGATTAAAGCTGTTAGGGCTTTAACTAATTTGGCTTTAAAAGAAGCTAAGGAGTTGATTGAAGGCTTGCCGAAGAAgtttaaggaaggaatttctaagGATGAAGCTGAGGAAGCTAAGAAACAGCTGGAAGAAGCTGGTGCAAAAGTGTCTATTGCTTAG